A stretch of the Ictidomys tridecemlineatus isolate mIctTri1 chromosome 5, mIctTri1.hap1, whole genome shotgun sequence genome encodes the following:
- the LOC120886139 gene encoding BPI fold-containing family A member 1-like has product MFHTGGLVVFCGLLAQVTAQLAGLPVPLDPGLPEPLDPTLSLDPTPALEANPIDLAGSLRDALSHCLLFGGLLDILENLPLLDILKTGGDTSGGLVGLFGKLTSSFPILNNILYIKVTNPQLLELSYVQSHSAHGLYVTIPLGFILKVNTPPFRSLLELDVKLNITAELLVERDSEGKSHLVLGDCTHSPGSLRISLLNGVFQVHPRLLSHTFFAPFPIQDLVDNLTGILNKVLPELVQGKVCRLVNGVLQKLDIPLVHEIIRVRNVPCSPPNKTAPLLHQGVLCCFSIM; this is encoded by the exons ATGTTTCACACTGGGGGCCTCGTTGTCTTCTGTGGGCTGCTGGCCCAGGTCACAGCCCAGCTCGCAGGCCTGCCCGTGCCGCTGGACCCAGGCCTGCCTGAGCCCCTGGACCCGACTCTGTCCTTGGATCCGACCCCAGCCCTGGAGGCAAATCCCATAGATCTTGCTGGAAGCTTGAGGGATG CTCTCAGCCATTGCCTGCTCTTTGGGGGTCTGCTGGACATTCTGGAAAACCTCCCACTTTTGGACATCCTGAAGACTGGAGGGGATACTTCTGGTGGCCTGGTTGGCCTATTTGGAAAACTGACTTCCTCTTTCCCCATCCTGAACAACATCCTCTA CATCAAGGTCACCAATCCTCAGCTGTTGGAACTCAGTTATGTGCAGAGCCACAGCGCCCATGGCCTCTACGTCACCATCCCACTGGGATTCATACTTAAAGTGAATAC GCCCCCGTTCAGAAGTCTGCTGGAGCTGGACGTGAAGCTCAACATCACTGCGGAACTCTTGGTTGAGAGAGACAGTGAGGGGAAGAGCCACCTGGTGCTTGGTGACTGCACCCATTCCCCTGGCAGCCTGCGGATCTCCCTGCTTAACGG AGTTTTCCAGGTCCACCCTCGGCTCCTGAGTCACACGTTTTTTGCTCCCTTCCCCATTCAAGACCTCGTGGACAACCTCACGGGCATCTTGAATAAAGTCCTTCCTGAGCTGGTGCAGGGCAAG GTGTGCCGACTGGTCAATGGCGTTCTCCAAAAACTGGACATCCCCCTGGTGCATGAGATCATTC gtGTGCGGAACGTCCCCTGCTCCCCACCAAATAAAACTGCTCCTCTTCTGCACCAGGGCGTCTTGTGCTGCTTCAGCATCATGTGA